A window of the Syntrophaceae bacterium genome harbors these coding sequences:
- a CDS encoding RtcB family protein, whose amino-acid sequence MSEIPLKQIDAFRWMIEPTGGMRVPGIIYSSRELLKTADEGVRQVANVAHLPGIVKASLAMPDMHWGYGFPIGGVAAFDLEDGVVSPGGVGYDINCGCRLVATRLSFPEIRDSLKDLVAALFRNIPSGVGSTGVLKLSEKEERRVLVEGARWAVGQGYGTESDLETTEDGGCLAGADPDRVSPRALERGRPQLGTLGSGNHFLEIEVVEDIFDPEAARSFGLERGQVAVMIHSGSRGLGYQVCDDFLSRLVKHVRTLDLNLPDRQLACAYIRSREGKDYLAAMACAANYAWANRQMLMHWTRETFERTLKKSPRELGMRLLYDVCHNIAKIETLPVEGRERTLCVHRKGATRAYPPGHPDLPDRYRAVGQPVLIPGDMGTGSYVLSGTKRAMAETFGSSCHGAGRVMSRTQAVRSSRGRAVARELAERGILVMASGKGTLQEEIPEAYKDLEAVVDVVHRAGIARKVARLRAVGCIKG is encoded by the coding sequence ATGTCTGAGATCCCGCTGAAGCAAATCGACGCCTTCCGCTGGATGATCGAGCCGACCGGCGGCATGCGGGTTCCCGGGATCATCTATTCGAGCCGGGAGCTCTTGAAGACCGCCGATGAAGGGGTCCGCCAGGTGGCCAACGTGGCCCATCTCCCGGGGATCGTGAAGGCCTCCCTGGCCATGCCGGACATGCACTGGGGATACGGATTCCCCATCGGCGGCGTGGCGGCCTTCGACCTGGAGGATGGCGTCGTGTCCCCCGGGGGGGTCGGCTACGACATCAACTGCGGCTGCCGCCTGGTGGCCACGCGCCTGTCCTTCCCGGAGATCCGGGATTCCCTGAAGGACCTGGTGGCGGCGCTCTTCCGGAACATCCCCTCCGGCGTGGGTTCGACGGGCGTCCTGAAGCTTTCCGAGAAGGAAGAGCGGCGCGTCCTGGTGGAAGGAGCCCGCTGGGCCGTGGGGCAGGGATACGGAACCGAGTCGGACCTGGAAACGACGGAAGACGGAGGATGCCTGGCCGGGGCCGATCCGGACCGGGTGAGCCCCCGGGCGCTGGAGCGGGGGAGACCGCAGCTCGGGACCCTCGGCTCGGGGAACCATTTCCTGGAAATCGAGGTCGTGGAGGATATCTTCGACCCCGAGGCGGCCCGGTCCTTCGGCCTGGAGCGGGGGCAGGTCGCCGTCATGATCCACAGCGGATCCCGGGGCCTGGGTTACCAGGTCTGCGACGACTTCCTGTCCCGGCTGGTGAAGCACGTCCGGACCCTGGACCTGAACCTCCCGGACCGCCAGCTCGCCTGCGCCTACATCCGCTCAAGGGAAGGAAAGGACTACCTGGCCGCCATGGCCTGCGCCGCCAATTATGCCTGGGCGAACCGCCAGATGCTCATGCACTGGACCCGGGAGACCTTCGAGCGAACCCTGAAAAAAAGCCCCCGCGAGCTGGGAATGCGTCTCCTCTACGATGTCTGCCACAACATCGCCAAGATCGAGACCCTCCCGGTGGAGGGCCGGGAACGGACCCTGTGCGTGCACCGGAAAGGGGCCACCCGGGCCTATCCGCCGGGCCATCCGGACCTGCCGGACCGCTATCGGGCGGTGGGCCAGCCGGTCCTGATCCCGGGGGACATGGGAACCGGATCCTATGTCCTGTCCGGTACGAAAAGGGCCATGGCGGAGACCTTCGGAAGCTCCTGCCATGGCGCCGGTCGGGTCATGAGCCGCACCCAGGCGGTCCGGTCGAGCCGCGGCCGGGCCGTCGCCCGGGAGCTGGCCGAGCGGGGCATTCTGGTCATGGCCAGCGGAAAAGGGACCCTGCAGGAGGAGATTCCCGAGGCCTATAAAGACCTGGAGGCCGTCGTGGACGTGGTCCACCGGGCGGGGATCGCCCGCAAGGTGGCCCGCCTGCGCGCCGTCGGCTGCATCAAGGGATAG
- a CDS encoding archease: MSFYRIIDHTADLGIEVSGNTPEDVLARAAEALFDLLAERDGIREAESRVIRVDGEDPADLLVNFLRECLYLYSGEGFLIRTARVRIGEKTTLEAELRGEPYDPGRHRIRMEIKAVTWHCASLEEMPGGPAGWKGRVIFDV, encoded by the coding sequence GTGAGCTTCTACCGGATCATCGACCATACGGCGGATCTGGGAATCGAGGTTTCCGGGAACACCCCGGAAGACGTCCTGGCCCGGGCTGCCGAGGCCCTTTTCGACCTGCTGGCGGAGCGGGACGGGATCCGCGAAGCCGAATCCCGGGTGATTCGCGTCGATGGGGAGGATCCGGCGGATCTCCTGGTCAACTTTCTCCGGGAGTGCCTCTATCTCTATTCGGGGGAGGGGTTCCTCATCCGGACTGCCCGGGTCCGGATAGGGGAGAAGACGACCCTGGAGGCCGAGCTGAGGGGCGAGCCGTACGATCCGGGACGCCACCGGATCCGGATGGAGATCAAGGCCGTAACCTGGCACTGCGCCTCCCTGGAGGAGATGCCGGGAGGACCGGCGGGATGGAAGGGAAGGGTGATCTTCGATGTCTGA
- a CDS encoding TVP38/TMEM64 family protein — translation MKNRLWWRLILLAVLVAAAAWIFIHFNLAAFFGDRQRTIRLLESYGPLSVVVFIVLQVLQVILAPIPGEVTGFIGGFLYGPVLGTVYSTIGLTIGSWMAFGLAHWFGLPLVERFVKPSLIQRYDKFMARQGTAVAFFLFLIPGFPKDSLCYILGLSHMKAGPFLVISTVGRLVGTIGLSISGMIARDPCRENVPWMIALGVGSLLFLLAYFWRHEIIRFVRRAKPPAPPRGTP, via the coding sequence ATGAAAAACCGACTGTGGTGGAGGCTGATTCTCCTGGCGGTCCTGGTGGCCGCGGCGGCCTGGATTTTTATTCACTTCAACCTGGCCGCCTTTTTCGGAGACCGGCAGCGGACGATCCGCCTGCTGGAGTCCTACGGGCCTCTGTCGGTGGTCGTTTTTATCGTTCTGCAGGTCCTGCAGGTCATCCTGGCGCCGATCCCCGGGGAAGTGACGGGATTCATAGGAGGCTTCCTCTACGGCCCCGTCCTGGGCACAGTCTACTCGACCATCGGACTCACCATCGGTTCCTGGATGGCCTTCGGGCTGGCCCACTGGTTCGGGCTGCCCCTGGTGGAGCGGTTCGTCAAGCCCTCCCTGATTCAGCGGTACGACAAATTCATGGCACGCCAGGGGACGGCGGTAGCCTTCTTTCTGTTTCTGATCCCCGGATTCCCGAAAGATTCCCTCTGCTACATCCTGGGTCTCAGCCACATGAAGGCGGGACCCTTCCTGGTCATTTCCACGGTCGGCCGGCTCGTCGGCACCATCGGACTGTCCATCAGCGGCATGATCGCCCGGGATCCCTGCCGGGAAAACGTGCCGTGGATGATCGCCCTGGGGGTCGGATCGCTCCTGTTTCTCCTGGCCTATTTCTGGCGGCACGAGATCATCCGCTTCGTCCGGCGAGCGAAGCCGCCGGCCCCCCCGCGGGGGACGCCGTGA
- the gyrA gene encoding DNA gyrase subunit A, translated as MEQSFLQKSLPINIEDEMKKSYMDYAMSVIIGRAIPDVRDGLKPVHRRALFAMHEMGNRWNKAYKKSARIVGDIIGKYHPHGDSAAYDTVVRMAQDFSMRYPLVDGQGNFGSIDGDPPAAMRYTEVRMSRIAEELLADLEKDTVDFTPNYDESLEEPTVLPARIPELLLNGSAGIAVGVATNIPPHNLGELVNGIIALMDRPDITVEELMRIIPGPDFPTAGFINGRDGILDAYRTGRGIIRLRARALIERNARTDRESIVVTELPYQVNKANLIEKISELVKEKKISGIADLRDESDREGIRVVMDLRKDEIAGVVLNQLYKHTQMESSFGIILLAIDAGQPRVFNLKEILERFVDFRREVVIRRTTFDLARARERAHILEGLLIALARIDEVIAVIKASGSPAEASDALVGTFGLSEAQAKAILEMRLQRLTGLERDKIQQEYDQTMTLIGELQAILDDPAKVLEVIEKELVEIRDRFGDERRTEIVASVDDIDVEDLIVEEDMVVTVSKSGYIKRNAATLYRSQRRGGRGKVGMATKEEDFVENVFIANTHHYILIFSTQGRVYWLKVYQIPQAGRAAKGKAIVNLISMSQEERVAAILPVRSFEEKKSVVMVSKKGVIKKTELEAFSNPRSTGIIAVSVDEGDELMDVKLTCGGQDIFLATLRGMSIRFQEDEVRDMGRTARGVRGIHLEEDDEVVGVDIPVEGSTMLTVSEKGYGKRTDIAEYRLQGRGGRGTINLKTVPRIGNVSGILQVMGTEDIVLISSAGNIIRVKVEEIPVIGRSTQGVKLIDLAPEEKLVGIARADKESDEKEEGDGNSFAGNGENGHDLPGEGA; from the coding sequence ATGGAACAGTCTTTCCTGCAGAAGAGCCTTCCCATCAATATCGAAGACGAGATGAAGAAGTCCTACATGGACTACGCCATGAGCGTTATCATCGGGCGCGCCATTCCGGACGTCCGGGACGGGCTCAAGCCGGTCCACCGGCGGGCCCTGTTCGCCATGCACGAGATGGGGAACCGCTGGAACAAGGCCTACAAGAAATCGGCCCGCATCGTCGGGGACATCATCGGAAAGTACCATCCCCACGGAGATTCCGCCGCCTATGACACCGTCGTCAGGATGGCCCAGGATTTCTCCATGCGCTACCCCCTCGTCGACGGCCAGGGAAACTTCGGCTCCATCGACGGGGATCCCCCTGCGGCCATGCGCTATACCGAGGTCCGCATGTCCCGGATCGCCGAGGAACTCCTGGCGGACCTGGAAAAGGACACCGTCGATTTCACCCCCAATTACGATGAATCCCTGGAAGAGCCGACGGTCCTGCCCGCCAGGATACCGGAGCTCCTTCTGAACGGAAGCGCAGGCATCGCCGTGGGGGTGGCCACGAACATCCCTCCCCACAACCTGGGGGAACTGGTGAACGGCATCATCGCCCTGATGGACCGACCGGATATCACCGTGGAAGAACTGATGCGGATCATCCCGGGGCCCGACTTCCCGACGGCCGGTTTCATCAACGGACGGGACGGGATCCTCGACGCATATCGCACCGGCCGGGGGATCATCCGGCTCCGGGCCCGGGCCCTCATCGAGCGGAACGCCCGGACGGACCGCGAGAGCATCGTTGTGACGGAGCTGCCGTACCAGGTCAACAAGGCAAACCTCATCGAAAAGATCTCCGAGCTGGTAAAGGAGAAAAAGATAAGTGGAATAGCAGACTTAAGGGACGAATCCGACCGGGAGGGCATTCGTGTGGTCATGGACCTCCGGAAGGACGAAATCGCCGGGGTCGTCCTGAACCAGCTCTACAAGCACACGCAGATGGAGAGTTCCTTCGGCATCATCCTCCTGGCCATCGACGCGGGGCAGCCCCGCGTGTTCAACCTCAAGGAAATCCTTGAGCGCTTCGTCGATTTCCGCCGGGAAGTGGTGATCCGCCGGACCACCTTCGATCTGGCCCGGGCCAGGGAGCGGGCCCACATCCTGGAGGGGCTCCTGATCGCCCTCGCCCGGATCGACGAGGTCATCGCCGTCATCAAGGCCTCCGGCAGCCCCGCCGAGGCGTCCGACGCCCTGGTCGGCACCTTCGGTCTCTCGGAGGCACAGGCCAAGGCGATCCTGGAAATGCGGCTCCAGCGGCTCACCGGCCTGGAGCGGGACAAGATCCAGCAGGAATACGACCAGACGATGACCCTGATCGGCGAGCTCCAGGCCATTCTCGACGATCCGGCAAAGGTCCTGGAGGTCATCGAGAAGGAGCTGGTGGAGATTCGCGACCGTTTCGGCGACGAGCGGCGGACGGAGATCGTGGCCAGCGTGGACGATATCGACGTGGAGGACCTGATCGTCGAGGAAGACATGGTCGTCACCGTTTCCAAATCAGGCTATATCAAACGGAACGCCGCGACCCTCTACCGCAGCCAGCGTCGCGGCGGACGGGGCAAGGTAGGGATGGCCACGAAGGAAGAGGACTTCGTGGAGAACGTCTTCATCGCCAACACGCACCACTACATCCTGATTTTCTCGACCCAGGGCAGGGTCTACTGGCTCAAGGTCTACCAGATCCCCCAGGCGGGCCGGGCCGCCAAGGGCAAGGCCATCGTCAACCTGATCTCCATGTCCCAGGAAGAGAGGGTGGCGGCGATCCTGCCGGTGCGCTCCTTCGAGGAAAAGAAGTCCGTGGTCATGGTGTCCAAGAAGGGGGTCATCAAGAAAACGGAGCTGGAGGCATTTTCCAACCCCCGCTCGACAGGGATCATCGCCGTCTCGGTCGATGAGGGGGACGAGCTGATGGACGTGAAGCTCACCTGCGGCGGGCAGGACATCTTCCTGGCCACCCTGCGGGGGATGTCCATCCGTTTCCAGGAAGACGAGGTCCGCGACATGGGGAGAACCGCCCGGGGAGTGCGGGGAATCCACCTGGAGGAAGACGACGAAGTGGTAGGCGTCGACATCCCCGTCGAGGGCAGCACGATGCTCACCGTTTCCGAGAAAGGCTACGGGAAGCGGACGGACATCGCCGAATACCGGCTTCAGGGACGGGGAGGACGGGGGACCATCAATCTAAAGACGGTGCCCCGGATCGGGAACGTCTCGGGGATCCTGCAGGTGATGGGAACGGAGGACATCGTGCTCATCTCCAGCGCCGGCAACATCATCCGCGTGAAGGTGGAGGAGATCCCCGTCATCGGCCGTTCCACCCAGGGGGTGAAGCTGATCGACCTGGCCCCGGAGGAAAAGCTCGTCGGCATAGCCAGGGCGGACAAGGAAAGCGACGAGAAGGAAGAGGGAGACGGGAACAGCTTTGCCGGAAACGGCGAGAACGGCCATGACCTGCCCGGTGAGGGTGCATGA
- the gyrB gene encoding DNA topoisomerase (ATP-hydrolyzing) subunit B, giving the protein MAENYDAESIKVLEGLEAVRRRPAMYIGSTGKEGLHHLVYEVVDNSVDEASAGYCDTIVVKIRLDNSILVSDNGRGIPVDMHPTEGVSAAEVALTKLHAGAKFSNESYKISGGLHGVGVSVVNALSEYLELEVRRDGYLWTQSYATGIPKAPLENIRKSKGRGTTVTFKPDPQIFEETEFSFDILANRLRELAFLNSGIRITLTDERDERTSEFYYKGGIVSFVEYLNRHKKVLHAKPIYVDGAREDCQVEVAIQYNDTYAENIFSYANSINTTEGGTHLSGFRSALTRAFNNYGTASNILKNGKESLKGEDLREGLTCVISVKIRSPQFEGQTKTKLGNSDVKGLVEGIVYEKISTYLEENPSVGRQLLGKCLDASRAREAARKARELTRRKSALEVGALPGKLADCQERDPALSEIFFVEGDSAGGSAKQGRDRKNQAILPLRGKVLNVEKARFDKMLQNEELKVIITALGTGIGQEDYDVTRLRYHKVIIMTDADVDGLHIRTLLLTFFFRQMRELIERGHLYIAQPPLFRVVDKKREIYIHNEEEMRNFVLENGVERIRLVTESGAVFTGGRLLAMIRKIMRIQSIGERFEKDGVDHDVIRLLAADSALSSGSFRSQESLREIGDRLSARLGGDGCDISFVGDPEQEDNALGLRIVRPGRKNATLLQPEIVKSAKFIELKNLLSQVTALGEPPFKLSLEGDEAGTVELPSLDALVESVMAAGKKGFAVQRYKGLGEMNPEQLWSTTMNPEKRTLLQVRVDDAIVADEIFTTLMGDQVEPRREFIYRNALYASNLDV; this is encoded by the coding sequence ATGGCGGAAAATTACGATGCGGAAAGCATAAAGGTTCTGGAGGGACTCGAAGCGGTGCGCCGGAGGCCGGCCATGTACATCGGGTCCACCGGCAAGGAAGGCCTTCACCATCTCGTCTACGAGGTGGTGGACAACAGCGTGGACGAGGCCTCGGCCGGATACTGCGATACGATCGTCGTCAAAATCCGGTTGGATAACAGCATCCTGGTATCGGATAACGGGCGGGGAATTCCCGTGGACATGCATCCCACGGAGGGCGTATCCGCCGCCGAGGTTGCACTGACAAAACTGCATGCGGGAGCGAAATTTTCCAACGAGAGCTACAAGATATCCGGCGGTCTTCACGGCGTCGGTGTTTCCGTGGTCAATGCCCTATCCGAGTACCTGGAACTGGAGGTTCGCCGTGACGGCTACCTCTGGACCCAATCCTATGCAACAGGAATTCCCAAGGCTCCTCTGGAAAACATCCGGAAGTCGAAGGGCCGGGGAACAACGGTCACCTTCAAACCGGATCCACAGATCTTTGAGGAAACGGAGTTCAGCTTCGATATCCTGGCCAACCGGCTCCGTGAACTGGCCTTTCTGAATTCAGGCATCCGGATTACGCTGACGGACGAGCGGGACGAGCGGACCAGCGAGTTTTATTACAAGGGCGGCATCGTATCGTTCGTGGAGTACCTGAATCGGCACAAGAAGGTTCTTCATGCCAAGCCGATCTACGTGGACGGTGCCCGGGAAGACTGCCAGGTTGAAGTGGCCATTCAGTACAACGACACCTACGCGGAAAATATTTTCTCCTATGCCAACAGCATCAACACGACGGAGGGCGGAACCCACCTGAGCGGCTTCCGCTCCGCCCTGACGCGGGCCTTCAACAACTACGGAACGGCCAGCAACATCCTCAAAAACGGGAAAGAATCCCTGAAAGGGGAGGACCTGCGCGAGGGACTCACCTGCGTCATCAGCGTGAAGATCCGTTCGCCCCAGTTCGAGGGGCAGACGAAGACCAAGCTGGGAAACAGCGATGTGAAAGGACTCGTGGAAGGGATCGTCTACGAGAAGATCAGCACCTATCTCGAGGAGAATCCCTCCGTCGGCCGGCAGCTCCTCGGAAAATGCCTGGATGCCTCCCGCGCCCGGGAAGCGGCCCGGAAAGCCCGGGAACTGACCCGGAGAAAAAGCGCCCTCGAAGTCGGAGCCCTTCCGGGAAAGCTGGCGGACTGCCAGGAACGGGATCCGGCCCTGAGCGAGATTTTCTTTGTCGAGGGAGACTCGGCCGGAGGCTCCGCCAAGCAGGGCCGTGACCGGAAAAACCAAGCCATTCTGCCGCTCCGGGGAAAAGTCCTCAACGTCGAGAAGGCCCGATTCGACAAGATGCTCCAGAACGAGGAGCTCAAGGTCATCATCACGGCCCTGGGAACCGGAATCGGACAGGAGGACTACGATGTGACCCGGCTGCGGTACCACAAGGTGATCATCATGACCGACGCCGACGTGGACGGCCTCCATATCCGGACGCTCCTGCTCACGTTCTTCTTCCGCCAGATGAGGGAACTGATCGAGCGGGGCCACCTGTATATCGCACAGCCGCCCCTGTTCCGGGTCGTCGACAAGAAGCGGGAGATCTACATCCACAACGAAGAAGAGATGCGGAATTTCGTTCTCGAGAACGGCGTCGAGCGGATTCGCCTGGTTACCGAAAGCGGAGCCGTCTTCACCGGGGGAAGGCTTCTGGCGATGATCCGGAAAATCATGAGGATCCAGAGCATCGGCGAGCGCTTCGAGAAAGACGGCGTCGACCACGACGTGATCCGTCTCCTGGCCGCCGATTCTGCTCTCTCCTCCGGTTCCTTCCGTTCCCAGGAGTCCCTCCGGGAAATTGGAGACCGCCTGTCCGCCCGGCTGGGGGGAGACGGCTGCGACATCTCGTTCGTGGGCGATCCCGAACAGGAAGACAACGCCCTGGGGCTCCGGATTGTCCGTCCGGGAAGGAAAAACGCCACTCTGCTCCAGCCGGAGATCGTCAAGTCAGCGAAGTTCATCGAGCTCAAGAACCTGCTCAGCCAGGTGACCGCCCTCGGGGAACCTCCGTTCAAGCTGTCCCTGGAAGGTGACGAGGCGGGGACGGTGGAGCTTCCCTCTCTGGATGCCCTGGTGGAGAGCGTCATGGCCGCCGGGAAAAAAGGCTTTGCCGTGCAGCGCTACAAGGGCCTGGGCGAGATGAACCCGGAGCAGCTCTGGTCGACCACCATGAACCCGGAAAAGCGGACGCTTCTTCAGGTTCGGGTGGATGACGCCATCGTGGCCGATGAAATATTCACCACCCTCATGGGGGATCAGGTCGAGCCGAGACGGGAATTCATCTACCGGAACGCCCTGTACGCGTCGAACCTGGACGTATAG
- the dnaN gene encoding DNA polymerase III subunit beta, which yields MDFCIKRELLLAGMQRTAGIVEKKTTMPILNNVLIAAQPEKVTISATDLEIAVMVGYGADVKTEGRVTLSARKLHELVRETQGETVHFVKNEKELVTITCDKAVYRIPGLGAGEYPNVAEEEGIQYFAISSEDVLELIRKTFFAISTDPLRKNLTGVLFESQKKESGTEIRMVATDGHRMAMAWTLMDPEKAFLELEKGIILPRKGLGEIRKLLDDSNGEVRMGVHQGMCVFKTENTILKVRLIDSDYPDYRRVIPVEKGYIVRFERDRVLHALRRMSVISSEGYSGVIVKMTTDRMVLHSTNPDVGEASEEVEVSYQEPNVEVAYNVNFLIDAIEVIGEGDGMFEIGGAKKPGIVRPSDSDRYLCIIMPLKF from the coding sequence ATGGATTTCTGTATCAAGCGGGAACTTCTTTTGGCCGGAATGCAAAGGACCGCGGGAATCGTAGAAAAGAAAACGACCATGCCGATCCTGAACAATGTCCTGATTGCCGCCCAGCCGGAGAAGGTCACCATCAGCGCCACGGATCTGGAAATTGCCGTGATGGTGGGATACGGAGCGGACGTCAAAACGGAAGGCCGGGTGACCCTTTCCGCCCGGAAGCTTCACGAACTGGTCCGGGAAACCCAGGGCGAAACGGTTCATTTCGTCAAGAACGAGAAGGAACTGGTCACGATCACGTGCGACAAAGCCGTTTACCGAATCCCCGGTCTGGGGGCGGGAGAATATCCGAATGTTGCTGAAGAAGAAGGAATCCAGTACTTTGCGATCTCTTCAGAGGATGTCCTGGAGTTGATCAGGAAAACCTTTTTTGCCATTTCCACGGATCCCCTCCGCAAGAATCTGACGGGGGTTCTTTTCGAGTCGCAGAAGAAGGAGTCGGGGACGGAGATCCGCATGGTGGCGACGGACGGTCACCGGATGGCGATGGCCTGGACCCTGATGGACCCGGAGAAGGCGTTTCTGGAGCTGGAAAAAGGAATCATCCTGCCCAGAAAGGGACTCGGAGAGATCCGCAAGCTTCTGGACGATTCGAACGGCGAGGTTCGAATGGGAGTCCACCAGGGAATGTGCGTCTTCAAGACGGAAAATACGATCCTGAAAGTGAGGCTCATCGACAGCGACTATCCCGATTACCGGCGGGTCATTCCCGTTGAGAAGGGATACATCGTCCGGTTCGAGCGGGACAGGGTTCTTCATGCCCTGCGGAGAATGAGCGTCATTTCCAGCGAGGGTTACAGCGGGGTCATCGTAAAGATGACGACGGACAGGATGGTGCTTCACTCCACGAATCCGGACGTCGGTGAGGCCAGCGAGGAGGTGGAGGTTTCCTATCAGGAGCCGAACGTGGAGGTGGCCTATAATGTGAATTTCCTGATCGATGCCATCGAGGTGATCGGAGAAGGAGACGGAATGTTCGAGATCGGCGGGGCAAAAAAGCCGGGAATCGTCCGTCCGTCCGATTCGGACCGCTACCTGTGCATTATCATGCCTCTGAAGTTCTGA
- the dnaA gene encoding chromosomal replication initiator protein DnaA: protein MDLIWEKATNIIRKQVSQQNFDTWIQPVRVTAVEGNSIQFAVPNKFFKDWLNDNYLPIIKESLKEVSGIDLSVHFTVSKGDGRAAETPAEAKKSDGKSERKPPATKYESNLNPNYSFERFVVGSCNQFAHAAAMSVGEMPAKNYNPLFIYSDVGLGKTHLLNAIGLHTLNLYPDTNVVYVSAEEFVNELIGSIRYDRTPKFREKYRKIDCLLIDDIQFIAGKDRTQEEFFHTFNTLHDAGKQIVVTSDKFPKDIPNLEDRLRSRFEWGLIADIHPPDIETRIAILQKKAHDNSIHLPSNVAHYVASNAHSNIRELEGFLVRISAYASVTGRSIDMDLAKEVLRKIVRQNEREDITVDEVIRASSGKFNVKLSDLKSKKKSKNIVLARQSAMFLCRRLTNASFPDIGEKLGGRDHSTVIYAVNKISALIEKDSALKKTIQDIEDTLQQSS from the coding sequence GTGGATTTAATCTGGGAAAAAGCGACAAATATCATTCGAAAGCAGGTGAGCCAGCAGAACTTCGACACCTGGATTCAGCCGGTTCGTGTCACGGCTGTGGAGGGGAACAGCATTCAGTTCGCTGTGCCCAACAAGTTTTTCAAAGACTGGCTGAACGACAATTACCTGCCCATCATCAAGGAAAGCCTGAAAGAGGTCTCGGGAATCGACCTGAGCGTTCATTTCACCGTCAGCAAGGGAGACGGCCGAGCAGCGGAAACGCCGGCGGAAGCGAAGAAATCGGACGGGAAATCCGAGCGAAAACCTCCGGCTACGAAGTACGAATCGAACCTGAACCCAAACTACAGCTTCGAACGATTCGTCGTCGGCTCATGCAACCAGTTCGCTCACGCCGCCGCCATGTCCGTGGGAGAAATGCCGGCGAAAAACTACAACCCCCTATTCATTTACAGCGACGTCGGCCTGGGAAAGACACACCTGCTCAATGCCATCGGACTGCACACGCTGAATCTCTACCCGGACACGAACGTCGTTTATGTCTCGGCGGAGGAGTTCGTCAACGAGCTCATCGGTTCCATCCGGTACGACCGGACGCCGAAGTTTCGAGAAAAATACAGAAAAATCGACTGTCTCCTGATTGACGACATCCAGTTCATTGCCGGGAAGGACCGGACACAGGAAGAATTCTTTCATACGTTCAACACCCTCCACGATGCGGGAAAACAGATCGTCGTCACCAGCGACAAGTTTCCGAAAGATATCCCGAATCTGGAAGACCGTCTCCGTTCCCGCTTCGAATGGGGGCTCATCGCCGATATCCATCCTCCCGACATCGAGACCCGGATTGCCATCCTGCAAAAGAAAGCCCACGACAACAGCATCCACCTTCCCAGCAACGTAGCACACTACGTGGCGTCCAACGCCCATTCGAACATCCGGGAACTGGAAGGCTTTCTGGTCCGGATCAGCGCCTACGCCTCCGTGACGGGGCGGTCCATCGACATGGACCTGGCCAAGGAAGTCCTCCGGAAAATCGTCCGGCAAAACGAGCGGGAGGACATCACGGTGGACGAGGTCATCCGTGCCTCCTCCGGAAAATTCAACGTGAAACTCTCCGATCTAAAGTCAAAAAAGAAAAGCAAAAACATCGTCCTTGCCCGTCAGTCCGCCATGTTCCTGTGCCGGCGGCTGACAAACGCCTCCTTCCCGGACATCGGAGAAAAACTCGGTGGACGCGACCACTCCACCGTGATTTACGCCGTCAACAAAATCAGCGCTCTGATCGAGAAGGACTCAGCCCTGAAAAAAACGATCCAGGACATTGAAGACACACTTCAGCAGTCTTCATAA
- a CDS encoding ParB/RepB/Spo0J family partition protein, which translates to MSTKTSLGKGLGAMFPELLKQVGERPSYILCGIEELTPNRFQARKSFRDQEQKNLVASIRKSGVIQPIIVRRAPEGYEIIAGERRWRAAQQAGLKEVPVVIREAGDLDAAEWSIVENIQRESLNPVEEAEAFRILADQFGLSQEDIAQRVAKDRSTVANSLRLLRLPSEILDGLVARKISSGHARCLLPLEQPQTQLQAYRTIVQRALNVRETERLVKGLLKTKGNKERKKEPAGGPHLRQLENSLTERFLSAVRIRPGRKSGRIEIRFSGEEELSRLIRLLLDGKP; encoded by the coding sequence ATGTCGACAAAAACATCCCTTGGAAAAGGCCTGGGCGCCATGTTCCCGGAACTGCTCAAGCAGGTTGGCGAACGGCCTTCCTACATCCTGTGCGGCATCGAGGAGCTCACGCCCAACCGATTCCAGGCCCGGAAATCCTTTCGAGACCAGGAGCAGAAGAATCTGGTCGCCTCCATCCGCAAAAGCGGTGTGATCCAGCCCATCATCGTCCGGCGGGCGCCGGAAGGGTACGAAATCATTGCCGGAGAGCGGCGCTGGCGGGCGGCCCAGCAGGCGGGGCTGAAGGAAGTTCCGGTGGTCATCCGGGAGGCCGGAGACCTTGACGCGGCGGAATGGTCCATTGTGGAAAACATTCAGCGCGAATCCCTCAACCCTGTGGAAGAGGCGGAGGCCTTCCGGATCCTGGCGGATCAGTTCGGCCTTTCCCAGGAGGACATCGCACAGAGGGTCGCGAAAGACCGGTCCACCGTGGCGAATTCACTTCGCCTCCTCCGGCTGCCTTCGGAAATCCTGGATGGCCTCGTGGCAAGGAAGATCTCTTCCGGCCATGCCCGCTGTCTCCTCCCTCTGGAACAACCCCAGACCCAGCTTCAGGCGTACCGGACCATCGTTCAGCGGGCGCTGAATGTTCGGGAGACCGAACGGCTCGTCAAAGGGCTCCTGAAAACAAAGGGCAATAAAGAACGGAAAAAAGAACCCGCCGGCGGACCTCATCTGCGGCAACTGGAAAATTCCCTCACGGAGCGTTTTCTCAGCGCAGTCCGGATCCGGCCCGGCCGGAAAAGCGGGCGGATTGAAATCCGCTTTTCCGGAGAGGAAGAACTCAGCCGGCTGATCCGTCTGCTTCTGGACGGGAAACCCTGA